TAATTTGATAAATCATttcctatatttttattttccaaatgtccaatttggaaatttccaaaagaaaaatataaattcatatttcccataggaaaaacaaaaaatatatgcgtcgcataaacaaaataagtactcttcaaatttgtacAAATGTAAAGGCAAATGAagtgtgtgcaaattttgctaatgaaaaaaaaacaagatcATTATTTCTAAAAGTAATctataaataaagaaatgcataaaaagtaaaatacttagaaaaggacaaaatttaaataggTTTAAAACAATTGAAAGTTTTGTGTCACAACATGAGTGGTCCCcctatattaaatttttatgtcttATCACATGTCATGAGGAAATGACAAGAAAAATTGTTTAGGCTAAAAAAGCAAGTCcccatacttttttttccttttttttatcttttcattAATTAAAGGATCTATATGTCATAATGCTGTCCTAAAGCATTATATTGATCagtgtttccttttatgctTCCTgctacgttttttttatgagtaTCTATCATAGACAAAGATTGTTCTTTCCTTAACTCATTTTCAGAATCAACAAGTAAATCATCTTCCTTACCTGATTTCGCAGATGATTTTCTATCCTTTTTCGCATTATAACCATTAGACATTTTAATTTGGTTCATTACATTACCATTTTTCATCAGTGAGCATTTAGTATCTTGCAATTTTCTGTTGTTTTCCTCACATATCCTTTCTGAATTTGcaatgtttttattaatcTGAACAAGATTAAGTGTACCGTTATCTACCATTTGTGTTCTATTGGAATACAGGTTATTTATAATGGTAATATTGTTTTTGGATTCTACATTTTCTTTCAACTGTAACTTTTTCtcgtgttcatttttaattatgttgtACATTATGTAGTCAAAATGTTCTAATTTTCTAATTGTACTATGTGTATTagtattttgtaaatttgaGTATATGCTGCACATTTCCCCTTCAGAACATGTATTTTGCAAAGGTTTCACGTTGCTGTGACCTTCAAAATTAACCGAATTAAAGGGTTCAACGTTTCTTTCAAACATATCTGTATCAGTATTGGGGGGTTCATGATCCTtagtatttctttttttttcgtacatgtcttttttattttttgttttttttttggtttcttAACGAGAACACATTGTTTGTGCCTTTAAAGTTTCTGCTGAATCCATCACTATATCTAGCGTCTGTAGGGCTTAGAATCTTTGAAAAGGAGTTGTTGATTATGTATTTACtacaacaaaaaggaattgcAACTGTCTTATTTTCTAAAGGAATTATACTTTCACGTTTTTCTGTAAATGCTCTATGTTCATTCTTTatcttttccccttctccattggactttttatttttacacaagagcaaattcatttttacattcagAAATATCacttaaaatttatgtagatttttcactttcataatgcataaaaaaaggtatgtttttaaatgttATGGCTAATGACACATGGGAATATgaatattacaaaatataatttaaatgagatacacacacaaatgcacaaaaggttttacacaaaaatctgaaacagtttttttcatttatttattttacttgtATTGTATTGCTGTCTTAGAAGAGAACAGTCCaagaaataacaaaatagttGAAATTATAAACAAATAATGATGTTAGAAGAGTTTATTCAGTACTAAATGCATACACAGTAGAAAGGAAtttatgagttttttttttctgctttaaATTTGATTTGTTGGGCTAAAgcagaaattatttttttttgtcgtagAGAACTTTGTGCAcaattaatttgaaaatttcaatttttagtTTCTGGgatttcttgttttttttaatgctttaAATTGATCAATTAGTATTTACATATAACATATCTTAATAAATCtattaagaataaaatgcAAGCAAACAACTCCTATTTTTAATAGTTTATagacaagaaaaatatgaagtaTCATATTTTGATGGTTATAAAAGTTGAGTTTtcattccaaaaaaatataaactatATGGTAAGTGAAAGCAATATTTTCTgttctttcttcatttatgtTAAAGAATGTTGAGGTAATTATTTCACTTGTTTGTggtatttaaaattattactatAGCACACATACGAAAAAA
The sequence above is drawn from the Plasmodium cynomolgi strain B DNA, chromosome 10, whole genome shotgun sequence genome and encodes:
- a CDS encoding hypothetical protein (putative), which translates into the protein MNLLLCKNKKSNGEGEKIKNEHRAFTEKRESIIPLENKTVAIPFCCSKYIINNSFSKILSPTDARYSDGFSRNFKGTNNVFSNTKDHEPPNTDTDMFERNVEPFNSVNFEGHSNVKPLQNTCSEGEMCSIYSNLQNTNTHSTIRKLEHFDYIMYNIIKNEHEKKLQLKENVESKNNITIINNLYSNRTQMVDNGTLNLVQINKNIANSERICEENNRKLQDTKCSLMKNGNVMNQIKMSNGYNAKKDRKSSAKSGKEDDLLVDSENELRKEQSLSMIDTHKKNVAGSIKGNTDQYNALGQHYDI